Below is a genomic region from Cyanobacterium sp. T60_A2020_053.
ATTGGTATGGCGCATGGTTACTTCCTCTATGGACCTTTTGCTCTTTTAGGGCCTTTGCGTGATACTGATTTGGGAGCTCAAGCTGGTTTACTAGCTACCATTGGTTTAGTTGCTATTCTGACCATTTGTTTATCCATTTATGGTGCGGTGGGTGTTAGCAAACCGACGGAAACTCTTACTACTCCTGTAGTACCTGCAGAGTTGGCTACTAAAGCTGGTTGGAGTGAGTTTGCTTCTGGTTTCTTATTGGGTGCATCAGGTGGCGCTTTTTTTGCTTTCTCTCTTTGTCAAACTACTTATTTACAGCCTTTAATTGAGGCTATTAAAAATGTTTGGTAATTAATTTTACTAATATTACGGTGGAGGGCGCTTTCTATGGTGGAGGGCGCCCTCCTCCTTGCTTAAAATAACCATGTTTTAT
It encodes:
- a CDS encoding photosystem I reaction center protein subunit XI, with protein sequence MSTNSVVHSGGDPQVGNLSTPINGSAFTKAFINALPAYRKDLSPNRRGLEIGMAHGYFLYGPFALLGPLRDTDLGAQAGLLATIGLVAILTICLSIYGAVGVSKPTETLTTPVVPAELATKAGWSEFASGFLLGASGGAFFAFSLCQTTYLQPLIEAIKNVW